A stretch of the Neptunomonas phycophila genome encodes the following:
- a CDS encoding efflux RND transporter periplasmic adaptor subunit, translating into MYRLMMLITSVLILTACGEEAESQSTQEPVIRPAKIAVVQGAEQQARRIFPGTIEAAQHSALSFRVSGELTKLPVQAGARVVKGQVLAELDQSDYKNTLADRQAKYDLANIQYKQIKSLLEKNYASQTKLDEVRANLKAAQSALAIARDNLSYTKLVAPFDGVVARVDVENYQSIQALNPIIELQDVGDVDIVFNVPEALLTQINPQTARDLCGVVRFDSRPDQEFPACYKKHDSVPDTLTRTYQVVFTMPQGSSFSVLPGMSVSIEVNLAPALLQAAETVVSVPLESVFERGGKEYVWLLDEALVASLHPVSVISIVDDHMLVEGVASGSKVIAAGVSYVQEGQQVRPLAKERGL; encoded by the coding sequence ATGTATCGTCTTATGATGTTGATTACATCGGTTCTGATTTTGACCGCCTGTGGAGAAGAGGCAGAGTCCCAATCTACACAAGAGCCAGTCATCAGACCTGCAAAAATCGCAGTAGTTCAGGGTGCAGAGCAGCAAGCAAGACGAATTTTTCCGGGTACTATCGAGGCGGCTCAACATTCTGCATTAAGCTTTAGGGTATCAGGGGAGTTAACAAAGTTACCAGTTCAAGCCGGTGCCCGTGTCGTTAAGGGACAAGTCTTGGCTGAATTGGACCAATCCGATTACAAAAATACCTTGGCTGACCGTCAGGCTAAGTATGACTTAGCCAATATCCAGTATAAGCAGATTAAATCGCTGCTAGAGAAAAACTATGCCAGCCAAACCAAACTAGATGAAGTACGCGCTAACTTAAAAGCGGCACAGTCGGCCCTTGCGATTGCACGTGACAATTTAAGCTACACAAAGCTGGTGGCGCCATTTGATGGTGTAGTAGCACGTGTTGATGTTGAAAATTACCAGTCTATTCAGGCATTAAACCCTATTATAGAGCTACAAGATGTAGGCGATGTCGATATTGTATTTAATGTTCCCGAAGCCTTGTTAACACAAATTAATCCGCAAACCGCACGTGATCTGTGCGGCGTGGTCCGCTTCGATAGTCGGCCTGATCAGGAGTTCCCCGCCTGCTATAAAAAGCATGACTCAGTACCCGATACATTAACTCGGACTTATCAAGTTGTGTTTACTATGCCTCAAGGGAGCAGTTTTTCGGTATTACCGGGCATGTCTGTGAGTATCGAGGTTAATCTGGCTCCGGCTTTATTACAAGCGGCTGAAACCGTCGTGAGTGTGCCGCTAGAGTCGGTTTTTGAACGGGGTGGTAAAGAGTACGTTTGGTTGCTGGATGAAGCGCTTGTTGCCTCTTTGCATCCGGTTAGTGTGATCAGCATCGTCGATGATCATATGTTGGTTGAAGGGGTAGCCTCGGGAAGTAAAGTGATTGCCGCCGGTGTGAGTTACGTGCAAGAAGGGCAGCAAGTTCGTCCTCTCGCTAAAGAACGTGGGCTGTAA
- a CDS encoding TetR/AcrR family transcriptional regulator: MARKTKEEALKTYHAILDASAVLFNKQGASHTTLNDIAKYTGMTRGAVYWHFDNKEDVIRALWQRDASHLLKNTFNALLQLNEPEPVEYFKSTIKRMISTIAEDEKASQAVRIVMNSVEATTQQTDLQTFLEDKAQSIYSHLLIAIQNLADKQKLRKDYSPELLASALWSYAHGLIDINMQDRCNRINLIKDGDALIDLFLENWFTA; this comes from the coding sequence ATGGCTAGAAAAACTAAAGAAGAAGCGCTTAAAACCTACCATGCCATTCTCGATGCATCCGCAGTGCTATTCAACAAGCAAGGCGCCAGCCACACCACCCTGAATGATATTGCCAAGTACACAGGGATGACTCGTGGTGCTGTCTATTGGCACTTTGATAACAAAGAAGACGTGATCAGAGCCTTGTGGCAGCGCGACGCTTCACACTTATTAAAAAATACGTTTAATGCCTTGTTACAACTCAATGAGCCAGAACCGGTTGAGTATTTCAAATCAACAATAAAACGTATGATTAGCACTATAGCCGAAGACGAAAAAGCCAGCCAGGCCGTTCGCATTGTGATGAACTCTGTCGAAGCTACAACACAACAGACTGACCTTCAAACCTTCCTCGAAGACAAAGCCCAGAGCATATACAGCCATTTATTGATCGCTATTCAAAATTTAGCGGATAAGCAAAAGCTACGCAAAGATTACTCCCCGGAGCTGCTTGCCAGTGCGCTCTGGAGTTATGCCCACGGCCTGATTGATATTAATATGCAGGATCGTTGCAACCGAATTAACCTCATTAAAGATGGCGATGCACTGATCGATCTCTTCCTTGAGAACTGGTTCACGGCATAA
- a CDS encoding STAS/SEC14 domain-containing protein yields MLSVLPDTAGDFICVQASEKLSTQDYQEILVPLIEDKVQKFGPLRMVIYFDQTFTGFEVGAIWEDAKLGINHAQDFIRIAIVGGPQWMDWAATFGNALTKGEVQHFSESQFLHALHWSNDGEV; encoded by the coding sequence ATGCTATCTGTCCTACCCGATACTGCTGGCGATTTCATTTGTGTACAAGCCTCAGAAAAGCTCAGCACCCAAGATTACCAAGAAATTTTAGTACCTTTAATTGAAGACAAAGTACAAAAATTTGGCCCGTTACGCATGGTTATTTACTTTGACCAAACTTTTACGGGCTTTGAGGTCGGTGCTATCTGGGAAGATGCAAAACTCGGCATCAACCACGCACAAGATTTTATACGCATTGCAATTGTCGGTGGTCCTCAATGGATGGACTGGGCTGCTACGTTTGGAAATGCCCTAACAAAGGGTGAAGTTCAGCATTTTAGTGAAAGCCAGTTTCTGCACGCGTTGCATTGGAGCAATGACGGCGAAGTGTAG